Genomic DNA from Lactuca sativa cultivar Salinas chromosome 8, Lsat_Salinas_v11, whole genome shotgun sequence:
gtaaattagggtttcatcggacAGCGCGGACTAgccgagtccataatatggactcgccgagtcgccaacttaaccgcgaaccaagtctcgtctctactcggcgagtcgggcctctaacttgccgagtcccaggccaatgatacaaaatacttagataatcttacataccaggaaccaggtgctacaaagaGGTATACTTTTGTTGATGAATCAATATCCCTTAAGAGACTTGTTTCACTTGGaatcctagaaagaagttaatctctctattcatgctcatttggaattttTTGGTCATGAGCATTGCGAGTTCATCTTCCATACCTTGATCTGTTGACCCAaatatgatatcatccacatagatttgaacaagcataaggtGATTACCATTTTACTTTCTACGTAATGTGGGATGAATCACACCTCTTTTATATCTGGATTCGACAAGAAACTCGGAGAGGGTCTTGTACCATGCCCTCGGTGCTTGCTTAAGACCATAGACTGCTTTCTCAAGCTTGAAACAATAATCCAGGAACTCTAAACTTTCAAAGCCAGGAGGTTGTTGCAAGTAAAACTCCTCTTTCAATTCACCATTTGGTGTACTTTGACAATTTTACGTGCCGCATACGCTAAGATGATGTGTATTACTTCCATCATGGCTACTGGGGCAtaagtttcatcataatcaacaccttcTAGTTGACTATACCCCTTGGCAACTAATCTTGCCTTGTTTCCCATGACCGCACCGGATTCATCGAGTTTGTTTTTGTACACCCATCTTGTTCCAACAACAGTGTGACCTTTTTGCTTCGGAACGAGtttccacactttgtttcttttaaaTTCTGCTAATTCTTCATGTATGGTGGTTATCCATTTAGGCTCCAAAAGTGCTTCCTTGATGGATCGAGGCTCGACTgcggacataaatgctgcatagtgtTAGTGGTCCATAAGATCATGAGAAGATCGATTAGGTACGACATTGGAAGGTTTTCAGATGATTTGACCCGAAGGGTGCTCTTTTGTCCAGACATGTAAACGAGGTAATTGATGATCAGCAGCTTTGGTGGAAGGTATGTCAGGATTCTACGGTAGGAGAAGGTAGTTCCCCCTCGACTTGTGAGCAGCTGCAGAATTGTCTTGGACTTAGACTGTAGGATTATAAGCAAAATGAGGTTCCCCCTAGATTGTGGATGGGAGTCTCTCTTGAACCGAAGAAGGTTCCTCCTGGAATAAAGAATGCGAGATAACCCTTGGATCAGGTCTCGTGTCTATATTTTCTTCTTCATCAGAGCCTGAGGAAGCATTTGATGGATTTGAGACTCTTCGGATGAAAATGCGAGCTACGTCTTCGAtaactggaacctcgatggttgtcgtTAGCACAGGAGTACAACATTCCCCCCTCAACTGAAGAGGTAGAAGTTCCAAGTGACAAATCTCCGGACATTGAGGGTCCAGAAACTTCTGTATGTTGTTTTGAGCTTCTGGAGACACAAGAATTTCGGACAATGGAGTAGTCTCTACGGGGTCAAAAAGGTCTTCATAGTTCACTTCACCTATGTTAAGAGGACACGAGGAGGTTGGGATATCACTTTACAAGATTTCTTTTGTTTTACTCAAAGGAGCAGTGATGTGGACGTAATAGTCGTCGAATTTGACATCGAAACTATCAACTATTAGTCTCGTGCATCTGATGAGAAGTCTGTATGCCACCTTGTTTGTTGAGTAGCCATGAAATATGGCTTCTTCAGTGCAAATTTCTTTAagtgatc
This window encodes:
- the LOC111906460 gene encoding uncharacterized mitochondrial protein AtMg00820-like; amino-acid sequence: MSAVEPRSIKEALLEPKWITTIHEELAEFKRNKVWKLVPKQKGHTVVGTRWVYKNKLDESGAVMGNKARLVAKGYSQLEGVDYDETYAPVAMMEVIHIILAYAARKIVKVHQMVN